TATTTGGTGTTCACTGTATTCAAGAAACTATCACACCCGATTTCCATCCGCGCACAATACTGTTTGGCAATAATAACTTACCTAAAAGATGTATTCTTATTAGGCCAGTGCAGGCGATCGGCTGCGGTCATCATAAGGAAATAATAGTTCACTGTCATGCCAGGTATGCTCTCAGTTCAAACTATGTCTTGAGCTATGGAGAACATCTTTGCTAGTTTGTACTACGGCTCGCTCCTGTGTTTCCTCCTGAAGCACGGTGCAGCCAGTTTGCAAGACAGGAAGAAAATGAGTTGAATCCTTGTGTGAGTGTGTGCATCTATCGCTGTGGTCATTTTGACAAAATTTTCACGGAGAAGTGTGTGCAGCCTAGCCTAAATGCCTAACTGGTTACCAGATTCCTAGGTTTGTAAGGAACTTGTGATCCGTGCAGTCGTTGGTCTTGTTGTTTCACCTCCCGTTGGTGAGGTGAAACAGCGCATGATGCTACCGATTTCTCGCGCTTTCTATGAGCAAGCATGTtgatgctcaaaatgatttttgTTAAGGGCAATCATGTTTATGCTGAGAATAAGAAGAGACAACAAAACATTAGGAAATAATTGGGTTTTGTGTTGCGACTGACTGTCTGGCGACAAATCACAATAAGAAGAGAAGTACCCTGGGGTGCGACATACGTGGGAATGGGTATGAAGATGCCCACCATGCTACTGCATGTTGTACCCTGGAGTTCGGGAATTACTGCCTGAAGAGGCATTCAGAAGTTCAGGCCCTGACTGGCTGCTCTTAGTCTGTTGGCGCCCTGTACGGAGATCAGAAGCAATGTCCTGCTGATGTTGTGCCGCTGGTTTTTGGCACCTGAGGAATGGTGTTGTTATTCAGAGCAAAAGTCCTGTTAACTGATAGCAGTTTTtcatttattttcttttttctttatGTTGTACATATTGTAAGTTTAATTTTTAATGAAAATTactttgtggctcaagagcaaagGTAACGGTAACCATTGGCTCCTCCAGTATTATTGTTTTGTCTTTGCCCGACCACCTGATTTCCAGATGTTTGCTTGACGATAAGAAGTGCAAGCAGAACATGTTTGCTTGATGCAAGGCGACGGAGGACACAGCAGAGCATCCCTGATGGAATATGGTGTCCGATGCTTTAACGTCAACACTTAAGAATAGGTCACGCTGGTGGACTGGAAGGTTCAGAAGAGCAGAAGACAGAGCAACAGAAATGCACACGAGCTGACAGGAAGGATCAGTCTACGGATACGAATGTGGGAGGACGTCATCCAACGTCAGCACAACAACTCAAACTAACCTAACAAAATTCGATCAAACACGGCCGGATTTCATATAAAAATGCCGGATTTTCATATAAACATGACGggtttcattacatttacatcaACTAAGCGGTGCTAGTCCGTCTCTCAAGGTATAGTAATACCTCATTTAAATGGCCGCCCGCGGATCtttttgtcttcctcatgtccggcagacTGATCATCGGACTGCCGGAAGCTCCGGAGGAATATACTCTAGCACAAATGATGGCTCGCTTCCCCACCGCTCATCGGAGTGGAACCCCAGCTGATGCTTCAGCGGGAGGGGAAGGTGGCGCCTACGCTTCCGTGAAGCCCATGTGGGATCGACAGAGGCCCTCGCAAGAGAAGAACCGGACAAGACATCGGTTGTGTACACCGGTGTCGCCTCGGCGGTGGTCTTCATGGAACCCAAGCGGCGGCCActtcccgtgttctacttctcctcgatgatgatGGCGAACACGAAGGCGCTGGCCACTGACTCGTCACTTTCCgtgcacccggcttctgtctctaCCTTCATGGCGCGACCGCAGGCACGGGAGGCGTGGGCGCAGACATGGGAGGCACGGTATGACGCGGCGTCGTCGATGGCAGCGACGATGCCCGTGCGGCCGTGCTCCCCGCTGgctcgccactcctcatcgagctggCCTGGAGTGCCGAGGTGTTGTACCATGTGCCGGCTTGGATGGCAACTGGCTCTGTCAGGCTAGGCGAGAGAGGTGGAGCAGCGAGCTGCCTCGCTCGTATCTGGCGGGCTCGGCCGGCCACCCAGACGGCTTATATGCCGGAGAACTGCTCTTCGGAAGCCATCAAAAGAATGATGGAGGAGATGGGGGggcggcggaggggtgcgattcttgcccggGATCGTCTGGCCTTGTTTAAATAGAAGGCGGATGGAaggagctcggccggcgttgcgTTTAAAACCGGCCTGCTCATGAACGGACATGTGGTCAGAATAAGTTTCTCGGCTTCCATGCCGGTTTAATATCTCATATGTAATTGCCTACTTATTGCGGCCAATGTTTTGATGTCATATGCGTGTTCACATACACGGGAGTGCTGTTTTGGCTCTTGGATGCATATGCTCCCtaatgaacagtaaattcaaaataaataataaataaaatttAAAATTCTGAATGCGAGGCGAGATGACGGTGCTTCACCGGTGAAAAAACAAAAATAAGTGTAATATTTGGAGATAACATTTGTCGTTTGACTTGTTTTTTTTTTGCACAGATCAAAATACTTAAACTTTCCTCCTAAAAATTTGCAGGTAGCGTTTTGGTGTGACAATGATCATATTtattttttttcatattttttgacATTTGGAAAAAAGTTATGGGGAGGAGCATATGCTCCCAAGAGCCGAATTTGATTACCGGCACATATACGCCCAATAACCGCTTCCCATGCAACCTTGCCGAGAGGTTTTTTTTCAAAACGGAGGCAAAAGTTTTGCCTCATCGATTAATTAAGAAGACAACTGGCATATTTGTTTTGCTATTACGGTGGTGACCACGTGCCCACAGATGCTGCAACCGCTATCGCTAGATGCTGAAACCGGCATAATGTTTTGCTACTACGGTGGTGACCACGTGCCCACAGATGCTGCAACCGCTATCGCTAGATGCTGGAACCGGCATAATGTTTTGCTACTACGGTGGTGACCACGGTGGCGCGACGGCCGCAAAACCAGAGGCGGCAATGTCGAGAATGCTACAACCACGAGGCCACCTGCTAGAACCTGCAACGCCATTTGTTACAGCCGTCTTCTTTTTGCTGGAACCAGAGAAGATCGAGGCTACGACTTGCGCACGGCGAGCTACAACCAGTGACAGGATAAGCTACAACCGATGCAATTTTTTGCTGGAACTACATATAGTGGTTTTCGCGAGTTACTTTGCCGCCTCCATGAACGTTGCAACTGGGGAGGCGCCACCAGCGGCGAAGCTGTCAGCGACGAGCAGCGGCGCCGTGGCCGGCGACGGCTACCCACGGCCGCAAAGGTCGAGGAGGAAGTGTGGGAGAGCTGCTACCGTCGTGCAGCAGGGCTGCAACCAGCAACTCAAAAATGCGAGCATCTACGGCAGCGACCGACGGCGTGGCGAGCGTCGATGGCGAGGCAACTCTGGGGAGCTTCGAGCGCCTAACCAGGATCCGCGACGCCGACGCCAGGTGCTTCGAACGGCGGCCGCGGGTGAGCCGTGCCTCGCTGGATTAGAGTCGCGTTTTAGAGCGAAGCTGTTTGGATAGAGGAGACAATCGAACGGCTGTGTTAATGTTAATCGGGCGGTGCACATCCGACCGGCCGAAAGTTTCGGCCGGCGCACCGGCGCAGAGTGCTCCTCTTACAAAAATTTCTAAAAATTTTATGTACAAAGTTACCGGTATTGTTATAAAAAAGAAAATATCTATAGACATACTATCTTTGAAATCACGCGGCTGAAGCGATTGGTGGGTGCACTGTGATCTTTTCTCGGCACCAATTCAAGCATTCCGGATCGTCGAGCCATGGCCTCCCTTATCATGCTCGTATCCTGCACAATTTGGAACGAAAGAACGCTAGAGTCTTCCGCCACAAAAAGACGCCACCGCCAATCCTTCTCAAGCTTATTATAGATGAGGCCAACTTATGGGTTACTGCAGGGACTAAACAATTAGAGAAAATTGTATTGCGCGAGTAATTGTCATGCCGTACTTCGGTCTTGTGTAACTCTACAAAACTCTATTCTCCTCTACTTTAATAGATGAGGCAAATTTTTTGCCTCCATTTCGAAAAAAAATATGCCAGTTGTAGCACTTTGGATCGCCGGTTGTAGCATATTTGGACCCCTGATGTAGCAAAAAAACATATGCCAGTTTTTGCTGGAATGGGGCATTGGTGGTGCTACAACCAGCCACGGGATTTGCTGGAACCGAACATTAGTGGTGCTACAAAACAGCCATGAAATTTGCTGGAACCGGCTTTCTTCCTCGAGGACAACCATGACATTTATCTTTTCTTTTGCTTCAACCGCAGAGGTCAAAGCTGCAACCAGTGTTGCGCAGTGCTGGAAAGGTTCGGTAGGTGATGGACGGAGGAGGTGACCATGGTGAACGGCCGACCAATGTCGACGAGGGAGCTGAGCTGCAAGCGGAGGCGACAGGGAAACTGCATCTGCTGGCACGAGCGCTGTAGTTTTTTTCAAGAGAGAGCTGAGCTGCATCTGCTGCGTGCGGGAGCTGCAACTTTTTTCGAGAGAGAGCTCGCATCCTGATGTGATGTGGTCGTCGGGGGAGAGCCGGGATGGTGCTGGAGGTCCCCTCGCCGGCCGGCTGTGCAGTAGACGCGCGCTCGCTGCGGGAGGCCAGGAGCGGGGCGGAAGAGAGGATAAGGGGGCATGTGCGGGAAAAACGAGACCGCCAGATCAGATTAATTGAGAATTTGGGATCGAGCGAGCTCGCGAGACCGGCCGAAGTTTCGGCCGGTGTACCGTACCCAAACGTTTTCCTTTTTGCAAGAGCCCATATCCTAACTTCGCTTCGCTCCGCTTCGGTCGAAACCTACCGACGACGGGTCTCAAAAAAATGAGATCAACCCAAGGGCTAACCTTCATTGGCTTTTCTTTATAGGAGAAACTTCATGGACACCACGCGTCCGTGCCGGAACTCGAACTCGGATGGGCTGGCAGCAACCTCAGCTGCCCAGCCAACAGGTCGACGCCCCGTTCTCCGACAACGGGTCTCGCTTCATCAGAAGTTAGCCTTATCTTTATACTGAATTTGAATCACGACATGACACTTCATCATCTCCGCGAGCTGTGCTTGCCGAGCTGGTTCACAAGCTGCCTCGCGGCTTCTACTCCCTCATGCCTCTCGAGGCATGCAGCCCAGCAGCTCTAGCAAACATCTCTACTACTACCACCACCATTGACAAGGATAACTACAACCGAAGCCATACTCATTTTCTTCTCTTTGGCCGACAACCAGATTTACAAGAGATTACTCCATCAATTAGCCAGATTGCCAAAGCTGCACAACACACGCCCAAGTTTTCCTTTTCGGTTCAACACGCCATACCCTGTTCTTCTTAAACTGTACTTACCGTATTCCATATACTACAGAGAACATGCTTTGATTTAAGCACGATCGCGGCAGGCAACGACATGCTTGCCTTGTGTACGTATGCACAGACGCATGGATGAAAGTTTGGAGCTCCGTCAGTGGCAGATGGGGCACATCATCAAGCCGTTCTCGTTGCACCTGCCGCACCTCTCGACCACGCCGCCGGTGCCGCCGACCACCACCTTGCACCCGCCGCCGCACTCCAGGCACGGCACGAACCGCGCCCCGCCGCACCCCTCGCAGCCGCGGCCGTCCTTGGCCGCGCACGCCTCCCCGCGCGCCCTGGCCCAGCGCAGCATCTCCGCCAGCTTCCCACTCTCCACCAGCTCCGCGCACGCCTCCGCGCCGCCCAGGTACCGCCCCATCACGAACAGCCTCGGCGGCGGCGAGACGCCGGCGCCCTGCTCCTCGTCGGCCGCCAGCAGCTCCCGGAGCTCGCGCAGGTACTCCCCATGCAGCGCCACGTCGCGCTCGTCCACGGTCAGGCCCGCCGCCTCCGCGCACGTCTCGACCGCCGCTCGCGCGCGCTCGCAGTCCTCGAACGTGCGCCGCACGCCGCGGAGCGTCGTCGTGTACagcaccaccccgccgccgctcGCGCCCGGGGGGCGTCGCTCCGGATACCCCTCAAACGGGTCCCTCCGGCGCCACTTGGGCGCGGCGGCGGTCCCGTCCGCGTTCTTGGCCTCGCGGTCCCGCAGCAGGAAGGGGTTTTCTTTCACGACGCGCCGCCCTGTGAGCTCCGGCGGCGGGGGCTTCTTCGTGTCAGAATCCTCAGCGACATGCGCGTACGGCCTCACCGGCGGCGGGTCCTTCTTGGCAGCTTCGACCGTGCCGCCAACAGACGGCGTCTGGGACGTCTGCTCCTTCTGCGTTGGCGGCGGCGCCGCCGGCTGGGCCTGTACCTCAGCtggctgcttcttcttcttctttttcttcttgggGGCAGGCTTGGGTTCCGCCGTTTGCTTGGAGTCGAGCGTAGGCTTGATGTCTTCAAGGGCCTTGCTCACCTCGGACCACGACGCCGGCGCGAGCTCGTAGCCGTCGAGCTTGTCGAGGATAGGGAGCGCCACGCCGGCGGTGGGCTTCTTGGCGTCctgctcttcctcctcctcttcctcttcatcgtcgTCTTCGTATTCGTCATCACTCTGGTCTGCCTCGACGTCGccgttggcggcggcggcgttctGCTTGGCGATGAGCCACGGCTCCTCGACGGCGCTGATGTCGAACAGGGAGACGCTGGTGGCCGGAGGGCGGTAGGCGACCTCGGCCACCGCCACTTCCTTGGAGCCCGAGCAACCCATGGTGCGCCTGGTGCCTTGGAGCTAGGCGAGGTGAGAGACTTGGCTGGCGAGCTCCAGGAACGGCTTTTGTGGCTGTGGAGGGAAGGCGAGTTCGGAGGAGAGGATGCGATGGAAGCTGTGGAGGGAGTGGGCTGCTTGGGTGGTGATAAGATGGTGCGCACGGATGGACTCGCGGCCCGGTTAACATCGGAGCTGCTCCCAAATTTCTTCCCGCCGCTCTGCGCCATGGAATTGCATTTCCTGTTTCCTTGTCTCTTTGTCTTCGAAAAACCAGTGGCCGAGGAGTGCTTAAACCAATACTGATATACTACTAGTACACACCAAGCTACAGTAGGCTCTACATCCCAGTCGACTGGAAATTCGGATTTTTTTTGTTGATGATCAATACGAGTTAGTACTTCTCACCTAACCAAAATCCACATGGTTACACACATTGTATAGACTGGGTTTTTATTTTATGGGGCATAACTTTTTTTATGCAACTGCATTTTTAACCAGCTGAATTGATGTGCTAGTTACTGCCAAAAAAAATGATGCGATAAAAAAAATTGCGAGAAAACTTTCGATCTATTCATTTTCAATCATGACAGTACAACGAACACCAggaataataaaaattacatccagatcctTAAACCACCTAGcaacgactacaagcactgaagcgagccgaaggcacgccgccgtcatcgcccctccctcggcggagtcgggcacaacttgttgtagtagacagtcgggaagttgTCGTGCTAAGACCCCATAGAACTAGCGCACCATAACAGCAACCGCCGCTGATGAAGAATAACGTAGATCGAAAGAATCCGACCCAAAAACGCACGAACATAGACGAACAACAACCAGATCCGAGCAAAGATTCCACgcagccacctcctcctcctccaaaaAAAGCCAGGGTTTCTGCCTCTCGCCAGCTCTGCCGCAGGTCCGCCTTGTCTCCGGTGGCCCTAGGGCCATGGGGCGCGGTGGATCCTAACAAGGGCCAGTTGGAGGACTCCGTTGTGAGTCGTTCCTTTGAGAtatgttagggtttgtgtcctgctcaggAAGGCGAGACGGCGGGGGCTCCTTGAAGATGGAATAAATGTCTCTCCGCCTAGCCCCCGTTTCGGTGGTGCGTCTAGCATCGttggtgggcgtgtggaggtgtgtctcagGTGGATCTATCCTCGGTGA
This genomic stretch from Triticum urartu cultivar G1812 unplaced genomic scaffold, Tu2.1 TuUngrouped_contig_699, whole genome shotgun sequence harbors:
- the LOC125531371 gene encoding glutaredoxin domain-containing cysteine-rich protein CG12206-like is translated as MGCSGSKEVAVAEVAYRPPATSVSLFDISAVEEPWLIAKQNAAAANGDVEADQSDDEYEDDDEEEEEEEEQDAKKPTAGVALPILDKLDGYELAPASWSEVSKALEDIKPTLDSKQTAEPKPAPKKKKKKKKQPAEVQAQPAAPPPTQKEQTSQTPSVGGTVEAAKKDPPPVRPYAHVAEDSDTKKPPPPELTGRRVVKENPFLLRDREAKNADGTAAAPKWRRRDPFEGYPERRPPGASGGGVVLYTTTLRGVRRTFEDCERARAAVETCAEAAGLTVDERDVALHGEYLRELRELLAADEEQGAGVSPPPRLFVMGRYLGGAEACAELVESGKLAEMLRWARARGEACAAKDGRGCEGCGGARFVPCLECGGGCKVVVGGTGGVVERCGRCNENGLMMCPICH